In a genomic window of Aricia agestis chromosome 2, ilAriAges1.1, whole genome shotgun sequence:
- the LOC121738124 gene encoding RNA-binding protein 7 has translation MIDEDTKTLWCGNLADQVTEEVLYELFLQAGPLEKVKIPRDRDGRQKNFAFITYCHEVSVPYALNLFRGTALFYRTLNLQSKGRMVMLPPPIRCYGLEMPMNFQNQDNVAQHFLEMTERLKQENPLMYSANQPQESSHDVNQHAADNLVMASLQGNWSHRHHPYRPKDQMHSRDIRHNDSNDYRRGESRDNHDYRYSDTKDRDDYKSRSKHSGSWRERRNHRSRR, from the exons ATGATAGACGAAGACACCAAAACACTGTGGTGTGGTAATTTAGCGGATCAAGTAACTGAGGAAGTACTATATGAGCTGTTTCTGCAA GCGGGTCCACTAGAAAAAGTAAAGATTCCGAGGGACAGAGATGGGCGACAGAAAAACTTTGCTTTCATAACGTATTGCCACGAAGTGTCTGTGCCCTATGCACTTAACTTATTTCGCGGGACGGCCCTTTTTTATAGAACTTTGAATCTACAAAGCAAAGGTCGAATGGTTATGCTGCCGCCTCCGATCAGGTGTTACGGTCTTGAGATGCCAATGAACTTCCAAAACCAGGACAATGTGGCTCAGCATTTCTTGGAAATGACAGAGAGGTTGAAGCAGGAAAATCCATTGATGTACAGTGCCAATCAGCCACAAGAAAGTAGCCACGATGTTAATCAGCATGCAGCAGACAATCTCGTGATGGCAAGTTTACAGGGTAACTGGTCACACCGACATCATCCGTACAGACCAAAAGACCAGATGCATAGTAGAGATATCAGACACAATGACTCCAATGACTATAGACGGGGAGAGAGCCGGGATAATCATGATTACAGGTACAGTGATACCAAAGACAGGGATGATTATAAATCTCGCAGCAAGCATTCCGGTAGCTGGAGAGAACGGAGAAATCACAGGAGTCGTAGATGA
- the LOC121738118 gene encoding TLC domain-containing protein 5-like, whose protein sequence is MVLYTNYELSNAALIKLSSFLFWSWCYLWCTQGFPRHKPEWYSRMVTLLHGSVASFFGFYQCGLTSLSYSKLTEDNTASQYALMVWSWGYFAFDLMWCLIYTPRDYIILLHHASALVGVNVYMGKENTGCSFPCTVALLEITNPLLQTRWFLRECGHNKTVVYYTVEILYLLMFLALRGVLCTYFMYKIILSDTFGMDQKLISFALYIVSSALVYEIFGYIMYKYEKIIVEFIRCISQ, encoded by the exons ATGGTCCTCTACACGAACTATGAACTATCCAACGCCGCTTTGATCAAACTGAGCTCTTTCTTGTTTTGGAGCTGGTGTTACCTGTGGTGCACCCAAGGGTTTCCGAGACATAAGCCAGAATGGTATTCACGAATGGTGACTCTGTTGCATGGATCCGTTGCCTCTTTCTTCGGATTCTATCAATGCGGTCTAACGAGTTTGTCTTACTCAAAATTAACAG AGGACAATACCGCTAGTCAATATGCCCTCATGGTGTGGTCATGGGGCTACTTCGCATTTGACCTGATGTGGTGCCTGATCTACACGCCTCGAGACTACATCATACTGCTGCATCATGCTAGCGCGCTAGTTGGTGTCAACGTCTACATGGGCAAAGAGAACACTGGCTGCAGCTTCCCCTGTACCGTCGCCTTGTTGGAGATTACAAATCCTCTACTACAAACACGATG GTTTCTCCGCGAATGTGGTCACAACAAAACGGTTGTTTACTACACAGTTGAGATACTGTATTTGCTGATGTTCTTAGCGCTACGCGGGGTACTGTGTACCTACTTTATGTACAAAATAATCTTATCTGATACATTTGGAATGGACCAGAAACTTATATCGTTCGCTCTGTACATCGTGTCATCGGCCCTTGTGTATGAAATATTTGGCTACATAATGTACAAGTATGAGAAAATCATCGTAGAATTTATACGATGCATCAGTCAATAA